A window from Blastocatellia bacterium encodes these proteins:
- a CDS encoding proprotein convertase P-domain-containing protein: MDQLKRMLVPLCTICLFSMLIFTGLADSKSQKHEQRLKQLKAELVKEEMLALFREVRQLKRRSDLTPKEQGHLRELQIVLKSKQSEYRGLIGAKERTAPEQTVVTVCSATTPVPVPPTGTGGSACTPGVQTTVNTITVPSSLTIGDVNVKMYITHTWREDLDVTLTSPMGTSVVLFTDVGGFGDNFGTTCTPMPDFVIDDEAAIDVGTLTGGSPVGAPGSYNPEGAAVLSAFDGQEAMGTWTLSICDDLTADSGTLQCWCLEFTTTAPSTGVSCSVTPATDTNPEGTIHTFTVTVTDDGDPLSGEFVVYEITAGPNAGTTDFGITNASGQVTFSYTGIGAGTDTISVCVVDDETCSAECTATKTWTDTTCTLSPATSTNPAGTSHSVTATVTSAGSPVPGLVVLFSVSGRNTTTGTGTTNASGQATFTYTDAGPLTTGGTDTITACVLADFGDFRPSDAERDSPFGVLSCVATCSATKTWVVCTISCPPNQTRAASGSTCGAPVTYPAPTTVGSCGTVTCTPPSGSTFPLGTTTVTCTTTAGPSCSFTVTVTNAPPTANAGPDQVVDEGATVTLAGSATDPNTGHAAAASFQWTQTGGPPVVITNANMATATFTAPEAPDVECLTLTFQLKVTDPCGAMATDTVVIRTADTIAVRDDADPSKCVTIRRGCAATTDGTYCMRAGTETYTGPAAITKQGFTINVQSGPGDTNIAQGLIDTLRCRANFRLTLPGVPRRTITIVSNVNSCDDTCNCPGGGGGGGSKY, translated from the coding sequence ATGGATCAATTGAAGCGAATGTTGGTTCCTTTGTGTACGATCTGTCTTTTCTCAATGTTAATCTTCACGGGATTGGCCGATAGCAAGAGCCAGAAACACGAACAACGGCTCAAGCAACTGAAGGCTGAGCTGGTGAAAGAAGAGATGCTCGCACTCTTTCGGGAGGTTCGGCAGTTGAAGCGCAGGTCTGACCTCACCCCGAAAGAGCAAGGGCACTTGCGCGAGCTACAAATTGTATTAAAGAGCAAACAAAGTGAGTACCGCGGGCTGATCGGCGCAAAAGAGCGCACGGCTCCGGAGCAAACAGTAGTGACCGTTTGCAGCGCCACCACGCCCGTACCGGTGCCGCCGACGGGGACGGGCGGGTCAGCCTGCACGCCGGGTGTGCAAACAACTGTCAACACCATCACCGTGCCAAGTAGCTTGACCATCGGCGATGTGAATGTGAAGATGTACATCACGCACACCTGGCGCGAAGATCTGGATGTCACGCTCACGTCGCCGATGGGCACGTCCGTCGTGTTGTTCACCGACGTCGGCGGCTTCGGGGATAACTTCGGCACAACGTGCACGCCGATGCCAGATTTTGTGATTGACGATGAGGCAGCCATCGATGTTGGCACGCTCACCGGCGGGTCCCCTGTTGGAGCTCCAGGCAGCTATAACCCCGAAGGCGCTGCTGTGCTCTCAGCCTTTGATGGCCAGGAGGCGATGGGCACATGGACGCTGTCCATCTGCGACGACCTGACTGCCGACAGCGGCACGCTCCAATGCTGGTGCTTGGAGTTCACCACGACTGCGCCTTCAACAGGAGTGAGCTGTAGTGTAACGCCGGCGACAGACACGAATCCTGAAGGCACCATTCACACATTCACGGTGACGGTTACCGATGACGGTGACCCATTATCTGGAGAATTTGTTGTGTATGAGATCACCGCCGGGCCCAATGCAGGCACAACGGATTTCGGCATCACCAATGCGAGCGGTCAAGTGACATTCTCTTATACAGGAATTGGCGCGGGCACGGATACAATTTCCGTCTGCGTGGTTGACGACGAGACCTGTAGCGCTGAGTGTACGGCCACCAAAACCTGGACCGATACGACTTGCACGCTGTCGCCTGCTACCAGCACAAACCCGGCAGGCACCAGCCATTCGGTGACCGCGACAGTGACCAGCGCCGGCAGCCCCGTTCCCGGCTTGGTCGTACTTTTCAGCGTCTCAGGTCGCAACACCACCACCGGCACGGGAACCACCAATGCCTCGGGCCAGGCCACGTTCACTTACACCGATGCAGGCCCGCTGACGACAGGCGGCACGGATACGATCACGGCCTGTGTGCTCGCAGACTTTGGCGATTTCAGGCCTTCTGACGCGGAACGAGACTCGCCCTTTGGTGTGCTCTCCTGTGTCGCCACGTGTTCGGCTACGAAGACCTGGGTTGTCTGCACGATCAGTTGTCCGCCCAACCAAACGCGGGCCGCTTCAGGGTCCACCTGTGGCGCTCCGGTGACTTACCCAGCGCCGACCACGGTGGGCAGTTGCGGCACGGTCACCTGCACGCCCCCATCGGGCTCGACGTTCCCATTAGGTACGACCACAGTGACGTGCACCACGACGGCTGGGCCGAGCTGCTCGTTCACCGTCACCGTGACCAATGCACCGCCCACTGCCAATGCCGGACCAGATCAAGTTGTTGATGAAGGCGCGACCGTGACACTGGCCGGCTCGGCGACCGATCCCAACACAGGTCATGCGGCAGCCGCTTCCTTCCAATGGACGCAAACAGGCGGACCGCCAGTCGTCATCACTAATGCCAACATGGCGACGGCCACCTTCACGGCACCGGAAGCGCCCGATGTGGAATGCTTGACGCTGACGTTCCAACTAAAGGTGACGGACCCGTGCGGCGCCATGGCCACGGATACCGTCGTCATCAGAACGGCAGACACGATTGCCGTCCGAGATGATGCCGACCCGAGCAAGTGCGTGACCATACGTCGCGGATGTGCTGCTACCACTGACGGCACGTACTGTATGCGGGCAGGCACCGAAACGTACACCGGACCGGCTGCCATCACCAAGCAGGGCTTTACCATCAACGTGCAGAGCGGTCCAGGAGACACCAACATCGCTCAGGGTCTCATTGACACGCTTCGCTGTAGAGCAAACTTCCGGTTGACGCTACCCGGTGTGCCGAGACGAACGATCACGATCGTTTCCAACGTGAATTCGTGTGACGATACGTGCAACTGTCCGGGCGGTGGTGGCGGCGGCGGGAGCAAGTATTAA
- a CDS encoding superoxide dismutase family protein codes for MWKGGARGAALVLLLVGAMRPAQSDHLARAFLRDAAGRAVGQVSFEDLGGTVYVRVVLERITPGWHAIHIHSTGNCTPPTFASAGEHFNPGGQRHPGHAGDLPVVYVISDGTADMLFKTDRFAVADLFDADGSSVIVYSNPDNFSNIPSRYRSTEPGATASGPDLITLRSGDAGAPIACGVVVR; via the coding sequence ATGTGGAAAGGTGGTGCTCGTGGGGCCGCGCTCGTTCTGCTGCTTGTTGGCGCGATGCGTCCTGCTCAATCGGATCATCTGGCGCGGGCTTTTTTGCGTGACGCTGCCGGTCGGGCCGTTGGTCAGGTCAGCTTTGAGGACCTGGGCGGAACAGTCTATGTGCGGGTTGTTTTGGAGAGAATAACGCCGGGATGGCATGCCATCCACATTCACAGCACGGGCAACTGCACGCCGCCAACGTTTGCCTCAGCAGGCGAGCATTTCAATCCGGGCGGGCAACGACATCCAGGCCATGCCGGCGATTTACCGGTCGTTTATGTTATCAGCGATGGCACGGCTGACATGCTGTTCAAAACGGATCGCTTTGCCGTGGCTGATCTGTTTGACGCCGATGGCAGTTCAGTCATTGTTTACAGCAACCCCGATAATTTTTCCAACATTCCCAGCCGGTATCGCTCGACGGAACCTGGAGCCACGGCTTCTGGTCCAGACCTAATCACATTGCGTTCCGGCGACGCAGGCGCGCCGATTGCCTGCGGTGTCGTGGTACGATGA